The following are encoded together in the Plasmodium reichenowi strain SY57 chromosome 3, whole genome shotgun sequence genome:
- a CDS encoding 26S proteasome regulatory subunit RPN12, putative, giving the protein MSKELEECIKLFKDLICCYNNINETELIEGTNDDLDNILNLNEDISIPTVCDINKCKEILGKLKLLIIHFSSINPLICIGEKDIRELLIVREILEKGVIISIRDKDIKSFNIYIAQLFIYYFDYKDILPKSKKQNAIVGLYLLYLLASNSIGDFHMTLEILSSEDHNDIYIKYVLNVEQNIMDGFFHHVLTKKEKIPLYLYESFMDKLYTTIRFKLVDCIFASTNSIHLLYACELLKLSNQQNLNDFIIQYNEAKNNQGEYNSLCEIKDNHLVCKNQTIAVQELPSLEIINNSIGYATELERIV; this is encoded by the coding sequence atgtcaAAGGAGTTAGAGGaatgtataaaattatttaaagatTTGATTTGttgttataataacattaaCGAAACCGAATTAATTGAAGGAACAAATGATGAtttagataatatattaaatttgaATGAGGATATAAGTATTCCAACAGTATgtgatataaataaatgtaagGAAATTTTAGgtaaattaaaattattaataatacatttcTCATCAATTAACCCTTTAATATGTATAGGAGAAAAGGATATAAGAGAATTATTAATAGTAAGAGAAATATTAGAAAAAGGTGttattatatctataaGAGATAAAGATATCaaatcatttaatatatatatagctcaattatttatttattattttgattataaAGACATTTTACCAAAAAGTAAGAAACAAAATGCTATTGTTggtttatatttattatatttgttagCATCCAATTCTATAGGTGATTTTCATATGACTCTAGAAATATTATCTTCAGAAGATCATaatgatatttatattaaatatgtattaaatgtagaacaaaatataatggatggattttttcatcatgtcttaacaaaaaaagaaaagattCCTTTATATCTATATGAATCTTTTATGGATAAATTATATACCACCATTAGATTTAAATTAGTAGACTGTATATTCGCTTCTACCAATTctattcatttattatatgcttgcgaattattaaaattatcaaACCAACAAAACTTAAACgattttattattcaatATAATGAAGCCAAAAATAATCAAGGAGAATACAACTCCCTTTGTGAAATTAAGGATAATCATCTTGTTTGTAAAAATCAAACCATCGCTGTGCAAGAATTACCATCCTtggaaataataaataattctaTAGGCTACGCAACAGAGCTTGAGAGGATAGTATAA
- a CDS encoding glycogen synthase kinase 3, translating to EDINIYQEKNHTNNKNYVNNFEMSDQKEEEEYSHSSNRSEDEDEETTIDNEINRSPNKSYKLGNIIGNGSFGVVYEAICIDTSEQVAIKKVLQDPQYKNRELMIMKNLNHINIIYLKDYYYTESFKKNEKNIFLNVVMEYIPQTVHKYMKYYSRNNQSLPMFLVKLYSYQLCRALSYIHSKFICHRDLKPQNLLIDPRTHTLKLCDFGSAKNLLAGQRSVSYICSRFYRAPELMLGSTNYTTHIDLWSL from the coding sequence atgaagatataaatatttatcaaGAAAAGAATCATACgaataacaaaaattatGTGAATAATTTTGAGATGAGTGATCAGAAGGAGGAAGAGGAGTATAGCCATAGTAGTAATAGAAGTGAGGATGAAGATGAGGAAACAACTATAGATAATGAAATTAATAGGTCACCTAATAAATCTTACAAATTAGGAAATATTATAGGGAATGGTAGTTTTGGTGTTGTATATGAGGCTATATGTATAGATACGTCAGAACAAGTTGCGATAAAAAAGGTTTTACAAGATCcacaatataaaaatagagAATTAATgattatgaaaaatttaaatcatataaatataatatatttaaaggattattattatactgaatcttttaaaaaaaatgagaaaaatatatttttaaatgtagTTATGGAATATATACCTCAAACtgtacataaatatatgaaatattattctaGAAACAATCAATCTTTGCCAATGTTTCTAGTgaaattatattcatatcaACTATGCAGGGCTCTATCATATATTCATTCAAAATTTATTTGTCATAGAGATCTTAAACCTCAAAACTTATTAATAGATCCTAGAACACATACACTTAAATTATGTGATTTTGGTAGTGCAAAAAATCTATTAGCTGGGCAAAGAAGTGTCTCATATATTTGTTCAAGGTTTTATCGAGCACCTGAACTTATGTTGGGCTCAACAAATTACACAACACATATAGATTTATGGTCCCTGg
- a CDS encoding transporter, putative gives MKKVKDKTIISLFMYSISTTAIVYQNYIFISNLLKNYRAFEWLCIKNEDDNIIHGDFFVCNEQENYVQFLLILGFIIQFLSGSIGSVLIKIFSKKIIAQAAFIFLFFGWIILGTALSYSKYYVDNNITNKISFVSFFLNLSFIFFGIGSDNSYLPIIYYINERYPVEDIDKHLYTIENNNNNNKLQKLKYILKNKNYILISTMSSLAVLSLFVGNVINITLKYLPFQNNVILVILTYLALCIIPAFFIANFLDDKTNTYKNDNQLVSEDNIQTNQDKNKINYINSVHDINNSSNNSINIQHIQHKLDNINFTEHVNEKTLLTKDLYNSGEKKEKEKNVQAASQNVVLNMGKDNEIYEENEKRRKNLFYLKDVDFGVLKDQIKSSLYIFILVEFFLITFSVCYFMFSLFDIYENNVFGETLDVYSLILPSSFIFTLIFGIIADVINISNFISFNLILGIFVYMLIYFYYTTANVTIGYISLVIYFFHQSFYANHMYMYMSTIFKQENFSILIGIINTFASLAFFMSYKIHEFIKIKNKNSVYPKAIAQGLFVSYVVVFFTHIFYIRRKMRYRMISLPSSK, from the coding sequence atgAAAAAAGTAAAGGACAAAACAATAATCTCCCTATTTATGTACAGCATCTCGACTACCGCTATAGTATATcagaattatatattcatatcCAATTTGTTAAAGAATTATCGAGCATTTGAATGGTTGTGTATCaaaaatgaagatgataatataatacatgGTGATTTCTTTGTATGTAATGAACAGGAAAATTATGttcaatttttattaattttagGATTTATTATTCAATTTTTATCAGGATCTATAGGAAgtgtattaataaaaatattttctaaaaaaattatagcACAAGCAgcatttatttttttattctttgGTTGGATTATACTAGGAACTGCTTTATcatattcaaaatattatgttgataataatataacgaataaaatatcattcgtaagtttttttttaaacttgtcttttatattttttggCATAGGTTCAGATAATTCTTACCTAcctattatttattatattaatgaGAGATATCCTGTGGAAGATATCGataaacatttatatacaattgaaaataataataataataataaattacaaaaattaaaatatattttaaaaaataaaaattatatccTAATCAGTACTATGTCTTCACTAGCTGTTCTAAGCTTGTTTGTAGGAAATGTTATCAATATTACTTTAAAGTATCTACCCTTTCAAAACAACGTTATACTTGTTATATTAACGTATCTTGCCTTGTGTATTATCCCTGCTTTTTTCATAGCCAACTTTTTAGATGACAAAACAAAtacttataaaaatgataatcAGCTTGTATCAGAGGATAACATACAAACAAACcaagataaaaataaaataaattatataaacagTGTGCATGATATAAACAATTCATCAAATAATTCTATTAATATTCAACACATACAACACAAACTTGATAACATTAATTTTACCGAACATGTTAATGAAAAAACACTACTTACAAAAGACCTGTACAATTCAGGtgaaaaaaaggaaaaagaaaaaaatgtacaGGCAGCTAGCCAAAATGTTGTATTGAATATGGGAAAGgataatgaaatatatgaagaaaatgagaaaaggaggaaaaatttattttatttaaaagatgTAGATTTTGGTGTATTAAAGGATCAGATAAaatcatcattatatatatttatattggttgaattttttttaataactTTTAGTGtatgttattttatgttttctTTATTTGACATATATGAAAACAATGTATTTGGAGAAACATTGGATGtatattcattaatattaccatctagttttatatttacattaatATTTGGCATCATAGCAgatgtaataaatatatcgaattttataagtttcaatttaatattaggaatatttgtgtatatgcttatatatttttattatactACAGCAAATGTAACAATTGGATATATATCTTTAGTtatctatttttttcatcagAGTTTTTATGCAAATCATATGTACATGTACATGTCTACTATATTTAAGCAGGAAAATTTCTCAATTCTTATTGgtataataaatacatttgCCTCACTAGCATTTTTTATGTCTTATAAAATACATGAgtttataaaaatcaagaataaaaatagtgTATATCCAAAGGCAATAGCTCAAGGGCTCTTTGTATCTTATGTTGTCGTTTTTTTTACGcacatattttatatcagGAGAAAAATGCGTTATCGCATGATTTCCCTTCCTTCTTCAAAGTAG